The Stutzerimonas stutzeri RCH2 genomic interval AGCTGCTGATAGGCGGCGCCCCAGGCATCGATCACCGCGTCGGTAGCGATTTCCTCGCCCAGTACTTCGCGGATGGCGCGCAGCAGGCAGGAGCCCACCAGCGGGTAATGTTCGGGCAACACCTGCAGGGCGACGTGCTTGTTGATGATCTGTGCGACCAGCGGACCGAGCGCTTCGAGGCGGTCGATATGCCTGGCGTACATCAGCACACCGTTGGCCAGGGCGCGTGGCTGCTCGCCGCTGGCCTGGTGGGCCTGGTTGAACAGTGGTTGCACCTCGGGGTGTTCGGAGAGCAGCAGCTTGTAGAAATGGTTGGTAAGGGCTTCGCCGCCGCTTTCCAGCAGCGGTACGGTGGCCTTGATCAGGGCGATCTGTTCAGCGCAAAGCATCTATGACTCCTCTGGTGGGAAAGGCGTCCGGTGATCGTGGTGCGATCACGAAACGTTCTACACAGGTGCTTTCAACAATCGTTCCAGGTTGAAATTGACTTAAATCAAGGTTTGCAGCGGATGAGGAGTAAAAAAGACCCGAACTTTTAAGGTCGCATGAACCATCAAAGGTTGTTTTTACCATTGCGCAGTAGCGAACCTCGGACGATGACGGCTTTCAAAACAAAGCATCCAGAACAAACCGCCAAACCGGAGAACGCCATGGAGACTTATCACATCACCCACGAAGAAGACCGTTGGGTGCTACGCGAAGAAGGCGACCAACGCGCGCTGCTCGAAGCGGGCAGCAGGCAGGACATCCTCGACGAGACACGCGACTACATGAAGCTGCGCACGGCGCTGGTCAAGGTACATGGCGAGGATGGCGAGGTTGCGGAAGAGCATCGCTACCCGCAGGAGCAAGACCCGCTGGCAACCGGAGGTTGAACTAGCGGTTGTGGCTGCGGTGCGGCAGTCGAATCAGCAGGCCCAGCCAGGTAGCCAGCAGAAAGGGCAGGGTTAGGGTCGGCAGGCCAAGGCTATGCAGAGCCAGCCACAACGCGATAGCGGCGAGCATGCCCAGTACCGGCAGGCTCCAGCCATCACGCCATTGGGCCAGCGCCAAGGCGGCCAGGGCCGGGTTGAAACCGGCCTGGCCATCGGACCAGGCGGCTCCGATCCAGCCGCCCACGACCATGCCCAGAGCCGAGCCAGCCAGCAGCCAGAGCGCATCGCGCCAGTTCGCCACGGCGACGGCCAGTACCAGGCTGGCCGCCGCAAGCCGATCATCGACGAATATCACCTGAGCGACGCCCAACAGCCAGGCACCGAGCAGCGCGCTGGTGTCTGGCGGTAGGTCGGTGGTTGCGGGTACGGGCGCGGGGGTTGCGGCCAGCAACGTGACGAACCCGATCAGGACGAAGGGAAGGGTGAATCCCGGGAGTCCACCGTGCTGACGCAGGCGGCCGAGCAGCCATGCCTGGAGCGGACAGCTGGCCAGCGAGGCGGTGGCGATCATGGCCAGGCTCACCGTCGACAGGCCGAAGAGATGGACCAGCAGTGCGCCGAGCAGCACGGCGTTATAGCCGTACAGGCCGTCTTCACGGTCGTCCGCAGAGTAGCCTAGCCA includes:
- a CDS encoding urea transporter; the encoded protein is MRVPVALHPLLHAFAQVFLQRHAGCGALIMLALAVADPALLAGSLFAVVMAHSGAIWLGYSADDREDGLYGYNAVLLGALLVHLFGLSTVSLAMIATASLASCPLQAWLLGRLRQHGGLPGFTLPFVLIGFVTLLAATPAPVPATTDLPPDTSALLGAWLLGVAQVIFVDDRLAAASLVLAVAVANWRDALWLLAGSALGMVVGGWIGAAWSDGQAGFNPALAALALAQWRDGWSLPVLGMLAAIALWLALHSLGLPTLTLPFLLATWLGLLIRLPHRSHNR
- a CDS encoding DUF2188 domain-containing protein is translated as METYHITHEEDRWVLREEGDQRALLEAGSRQDILDETRDYMKLRTALVKVHGEDGEVAEEHRYPQEQDPLATGG